In one Camelus dromedarius isolate mCamDro1 chromosome 31, mCamDro1.pat, whole genome shotgun sequence genomic region, the following are encoded:
- the DERL3 gene encoding derlin-3 isoform X10, producing the protein MGLLAWIHTHSRFSRWHCLWFSEGRTARAARQPRFNGVAGAGDRVPAGASGDADLHRGLRPHHRRRAAGAPQPLPTLLQPAPRVPEVPGTIPALGAHGLLNAAGQLHPCGPAGDRCGPHLLLPGGCLPQPARRQEAAADPRLPEAATGHPRGGPQLPAPPGGAATTPAAVTPPRARASPGDLFSQPWAGLQPLTPACSTATCHGG; encoded by the exons GTGGCACTGCCTCTGGTTCTCGGAGGGAAGGACAGCCCGGGCCGCCAGGCAGCCCAG GTTCAATGGCGTGGCGGGGGCTGGCGACCGAGTTCCTGCAGGTGCCAGCGGTGACGCGGACCTACACCGCGGCCTGCGTCCTCACCACCGCCGCCGTG CAGCTGGAGCTCCTCAGCCCCTTCCAACTCTACTTCAACCCGCACCTCGTGTTCCGGAAGTTCCAG GCACCATTCCTGCCTTGGGCGCTCATGGGCTTCTCAATGCTGCTGGGCAACTCCATCCTTGTGGACCTGCTGG GGATCGCTGTGGGCCACATCTACTACTTCCTGGAGGATGTCTTCCCCAACCAGCCAGGAGGCAAGAGGCTGCTGCTGACCCCCGGCTTCCT GAAGCTGCTACTGGACACCCCAGAGGAGGACCCCAATTACCTGCCCCTCCCGGAGGAGCAGCCACAACCCCCGCAGCAGTGACccctcccagggccagggccagcccCGGGGACCTATTTTCCCAGCCTTGGGCTGGCCTGCAGCCCCTGACCCCAGCTTGCAGCACAGCTACCTGTCATGGAGGCTGA
- the DERL3 gene encoding derlin-3 isoform X3, whose protein sequence is MGLLAWIHTHSRFSRWHCLWFSEGRTARAARQPRFNGVAGAGDRVPAGASGDADLHRGLRPHHRRRAAGAPQPLPTLLQPAPRVPEVPGLEARYQLPVLRAPGIQLLLQHALRVPLLPHAGGGLLPRPHGRLRLHVSLRGRPYDPAGAPGQPLLPGPGPHGHAGVRVEPPQPPGEGQLLRPPHLPGTIPALGAHGLLNAAGQLHPCGPAGDRCGPHLLLPGGCLPQPARRQEAAADPRLPEAATGHPRGGPQLPAPPGGAATTPAAVTPPRARASPGDLFSQPWAGLQPLTPACSTATCHGG, encoded by the exons GTGGCACTGCCTCTGGTTCTCGGAGGGAAGGACAGCCCGGGCCGCCAGGCAGCCCAG GTTCAATGGCGTGGCGGGGGCTGGCGACCGAGTTCCTGCAGGTGCCAGCGGTGACGCGGACCTACACCGCGGCCTGCGTCCTCACCACCGCCGCCGTG CAGCTGGAGCTCCTCAGCCCCTTCCAACTCTACTTCAACCCGCACCTCGTGTTCCGGAAGTTCCAG GTTTGGAGGCTCGTTACCAACTTCCTGTTCTTCGGGCCCCTGGGATTCAGCTTCTTCTTCAACATGCTCTTCGT GTTCCGCTACTGCCGCATGCTGGAGGAGGGCTCCTTCCGCGGCCGCACGGCCGACTTCGTCTTCATGTTTCTCTTCGGGGGCGTCCTTATGACC CTGCTGGGGCTCCTGGGCAGCCTCTTCTTCCTGGGCCAGGCCCTCACGGCCATGCTGGTGTACGTGTGGAGCCGCCGCAGCCCCCGGGTGAGGGTCAACTTCTTCGGCCTCCTCACCTTCCAGGCACCATTCCTGCCTTGGGCGCTCATGGGCTTCTCAATGCTGCTGGGCAACTCCATCCTTGTGGACCTGCTGG GGATCGCTGTGGGCCACATCTACTACTTCCTGGAGGATGTCTTCCCCAACCAGCCAGGAGGCAAGAGGCTGCTGCTGACCCCCGGCTTCCT GAAGCTGCTACTGGACACCCCAGAGGAGGACCCCAATTACCTGCCCCTCCCGGAGGAGCAGCCACAACCCCCGCAGCAGTGACccctcccagggccagggccagcccCGGGGACCTATTTTCCCAGCCTTGGGCTGGCCTGCAGCCCCTGACCCCAGCTTGCAGCACAGCTACCTGTCATGGAGGCTGA
- the DERL3 gene encoding derlin-3 isoform X1, giving the protein MGLLAWIHTHSRFSRWHCLWFSEGRTARAARQPRFNGVAGAGDRVPAGASGDADLHRGLRPHHRRRAAGAPQPLPTLLQPAPRVPEVPGLEARYQLPVLRAPGIQLLLQHALRVPLLPHAGGGLLPRPHGRLRLHVSLRGRPYDPAGAPGQPLLPGPGPHGHAGVRVEPPQPPGEGQLLRPPHLPGTIPALGAHGLLNAAGQLHPCGPAGPSPPLVLPTSGPVLVPPWAGHLCRTLGTMESQSRFWTVEGGLGSWWISAGIAVGHIYYFLEDVFPNQPGGKRLLLTPGFLKLLLDTPEEDPNYLPLPEEQPQPPQQ; this is encoded by the exons GTGGCACTGCCTCTGGTTCTCGGAGGGAAGGACAGCCCGGGCCGCCAGGCAGCCCAG GTTCAATGGCGTGGCGGGGGCTGGCGACCGAGTTCCTGCAGGTGCCAGCGGTGACGCGGACCTACACCGCGGCCTGCGTCCTCACCACCGCCGCCGTG CAGCTGGAGCTCCTCAGCCCCTTCCAACTCTACTTCAACCCGCACCTCGTGTTCCGGAAGTTCCAG GTTTGGAGGCTCGTTACCAACTTCCTGTTCTTCGGGCCCCTGGGATTCAGCTTCTTCTTCAACATGCTCTTCGT GTTCCGCTACTGCCGCATGCTGGAGGAGGGCTCCTTCCGCGGCCGCACGGCCGACTTCGTCTTCATGTTTCTCTTCGGGGGCGTCCTTATGACC CTGCTGGGGCTCCTGGGCAGCCTCTTCTTCCTGGGCCAGGCCCTCACGGCCATGCTGGTGTACGTGTGGAGCCGCCGCAGCCCCCGGGTGAGGGTCAACTTCTTCGGCCTCCTCACCTTCCAGGCACCATTCCTGCCTTGGGCGCTCATGGGCTTCTCAATGCTGCTGGGCAACTCCATCCTTGTGGACCTGCTGG GCCCTCCCCGCCCCTGGTCCTGCCCACTTCCGGGCCAGTCCTGGTCCCACCCTGGGCTGGCCATCTGTGCAGGACATTGGGCACTATGGAGTCCCAGAGCAGGTTCTGGACTGTGGAGGGTGGCCTCGGCAGCTGGTGGATCTCCGCAGGGATCGCTGTGGGCCACATCTACTACTTCCTGGAGGATGTCTTCCCCAACCAGCCAGGAGGCAAGAGGCTGCTGCTGACCCCCGGCTTCCT GAAGCTGCTACTGGACACCCCAGAGGAGGACCCCAATTACCTGCCCCTCCCGGAGGAGCAGCCACAACCCCCGCAGCAGTGA
- the DERL3 gene encoding derlin-3 isoform X5, with amino-acid sequence MGQLDQFAPLESRLGGTASGSRREGQPGPPGSPGSMAWRGLATEFLQVPAVTRTYTAACVLTTAAVQLELLSPFQLYFNPHLVFRKFQTLQVPLLPHAGGGLLPRPHGRLRLHVSLRGRPYDPAGAPGQPLLPGPGPHGHAGVRVEPPQPPGEGQLLRPPHLPGTIPALGAHGLLNAAGQLHPCGPAGPSPPLVLPTSGPVLVPPWAGHLCRTLGTMESQSRFWTVEGGLGSWWISAGIAVGHIYYFLEDVFPNQPGGKRLLLTPGFLKLLLDTPEEDPNYLPLPEEQPQPPQQ; translated from the exons GTTAGGTGGCACTGCCTCTGGTTCTCGGAGGGAAGGACAGCCCGGGCCGCCAGGCAGCCCAG GTTCAATGGCGTGGCGGGGGCTGGCGACCGAGTTCCTGCAGGTGCCAGCGGTGACGCGGACCTACACCGCGGCCTGCGTCCTCACCACCGCCGCCGTG CAGCTGGAGCTCCTCAGCCCCTTCCAACTCTACTTCAACCCGCACCTCGTGTTCCGGAAGTTCCAG ACGCTGCAGGTTCCGCTACTGCCGCATGCTGGAGGAGGGCTCCTTCCGCGGCCGCACGGCCGACTTCGTCTTCATGTTTCTCTTCGGGGGCGTCCTTATGACC CTGCTGGGGCTCCTGGGCAGCCTCTTCTTCCTGGGCCAGGCCCTCACGGCCATGCTGGTGTACGTGTGGAGCCGCCGCAGCCCCCGGGTGAGGGTCAACTTCTTCGGCCTCCTCACCTTCCAGGCACCATTCCTGCCTTGGGCGCTCATGGGCTTCTCAATGCTGCTGGGCAACTCCATCCTTGTGGACCTGCTGG GCCCTCCCCGCCCCTGGTCCTGCCCACTTCCGGGCCAGTCCTGGTCCCACCCTGGGCTGGCCATCTGTGCAGGACATTGGGCACTATGGAGTCCCAGAGCAGGTTCTGGACTGTGGAGGGTGGCCTCGGCAGCTGGTGGATCTCCGCAGGGATCGCTGTGGGCCACATCTACTACTTCCTGGAGGATGTCTTCCCCAACCAGCCAGGAGGCAAGAGGCTGCTGCTGACCCCCGGCTTCCT GAAGCTGCTACTGGACACCCCAGAGGAGGACCCCAATTACCTGCCCCTCCCGGAGGAGCAGCCACAACCCCCGCAGCAGTGA
- the DERL3 gene encoding derlin-3 isoform X2: MGQLDQFAPLESRWHCLWFSEGRTARAARQPRFNGVAGAGDRVPAGASGDADLHRGLRPHHRRRAAGAPQPLPTLLQPAPRVPEVPGLEARYQLPVLRAPGIQLLLQHALRVPLLPHAGGGLLPRPHGRLRLHVSLRGRPYDPAGAPGQPLLPGPGPHGHAGVRVEPPQPPGEGQLLRPPHLPGTIPALGAHGLLNAAGQLHPCGPAGPSPPLVLPTSGPVLVPPWAGHLCRTLGTMESQSRFWTVEGGLGSWWISAGIAVGHIYYFLEDVFPNQPGGKRLLLTPGFLKLLLDTPEEDPNYLPLPEEQPQPPQQ; encoded by the exons GTGGCACTGCCTCTGGTTCTCGGAGGGAAGGACAGCCCGGGCCGCCAGGCAGCCCAG GTTCAATGGCGTGGCGGGGGCTGGCGACCGAGTTCCTGCAGGTGCCAGCGGTGACGCGGACCTACACCGCGGCCTGCGTCCTCACCACCGCCGCCGTG CAGCTGGAGCTCCTCAGCCCCTTCCAACTCTACTTCAACCCGCACCTCGTGTTCCGGAAGTTCCAG GTTTGGAGGCTCGTTACCAACTTCCTGTTCTTCGGGCCCCTGGGATTCAGCTTCTTCTTCAACATGCTCTTCGT GTTCCGCTACTGCCGCATGCTGGAGGAGGGCTCCTTCCGCGGCCGCACGGCCGACTTCGTCTTCATGTTTCTCTTCGGGGGCGTCCTTATGACC CTGCTGGGGCTCCTGGGCAGCCTCTTCTTCCTGGGCCAGGCCCTCACGGCCATGCTGGTGTACGTGTGGAGCCGCCGCAGCCCCCGGGTGAGGGTCAACTTCTTCGGCCTCCTCACCTTCCAGGCACCATTCCTGCCTTGGGCGCTCATGGGCTTCTCAATGCTGCTGGGCAACTCCATCCTTGTGGACCTGCTGG GCCCTCCCCGCCCCTGGTCCTGCCCACTTCCGGGCCAGTCCTGGTCCCACCCTGGGCTGGCCATCTGTGCAGGACATTGGGCACTATGGAGTCCCAGAGCAGGTTCTGGACTGTGGAGGGTGGCCTCGGCAGCTGGTGGATCTCCGCAGGGATCGCTGTGGGCCACATCTACTACTTCCTGGAGGATGTCTTCCCCAACCAGCCAGGAGGCAAGAGGCTGCTGCTGACCCCCGGCTTCCT GAAGCTGCTACTGGACACCCCAGAGGAGGACCCCAATTACCTGCCCCTCCCGGAGGAGCAGCCACAACCCCCGCAGCAGTGA
- the DERL3 gene encoding derlin-3 isoform X4 — MGLLAWIHTHSRFSRLGGTASGSRREGQPGPPGSPGSMAWRGLATEFLQVPAVTRTYTAACVLTTAAVQLELLSPFQLYFNPHLVFRKFQTLQVPLLPHAGGGLLPRPHGRLRLHVSLRGRPYDPAGAPGQPLLPGPGPHGHAGVRVEPPQPPGEGQLLRPPHLPGTIPALGAHGLLNAAGQLHPCGPAGPSPPLVLPTSGPVLVPPWAGHLCRTLGTMESQSRFWTVEGGLGSWWISAGIAVGHIYYFLEDVFPNQPGGKRLLLTPGFLKLLLDTPEEDPNYLPLPEEQPQPPQQ; from the exons GTTAGGTGGCACTGCCTCTGGTTCTCGGAGGGAAGGACAGCCCGGGCCGCCAGGCAGCCCAG GTTCAATGGCGTGGCGGGGGCTGGCGACCGAGTTCCTGCAGGTGCCAGCGGTGACGCGGACCTACACCGCGGCCTGCGTCCTCACCACCGCCGCCGTG CAGCTGGAGCTCCTCAGCCCCTTCCAACTCTACTTCAACCCGCACCTCGTGTTCCGGAAGTTCCAG ACGCTGCAGGTTCCGCTACTGCCGCATGCTGGAGGAGGGCTCCTTCCGCGGCCGCACGGCCGACTTCGTCTTCATGTTTCTCTTCGGGGGCGTCCTTATGACC CTGCTGGGGCTCCTGGGCAGCCTCTTCTTCCTGGGCCAGGCCCTCACGGCCATGCTGGTGTACGTGTGGAGCCGCCGCAGCCCCCGGGTGAGGGTCAACTTCTTCGGCCTCCTCACCTTCCAGGCACCATTCCTGCCTTGGGCGCTCATGGGCTTCTCAATGCTGCTGGGCAACTCCATCCTTGTGGACCTGCTGG GCCCTCCCCGCCCCTGGTCCTGCCCACTTCCGGGCCAGTCCTGGTCCCACCCTGGGCTGGCCATCTGTGCAGGACATTGGGCACTATGGAGTCCCAGAGCAGGTTCTGGACTGTGGAGGGTGGCCTCGGCAGCTGGTGGATCTCCGCAGGGATCGCTGTGGGCCACATCTACTACTTCCTGGAGGATGTCTTCCCCAACCAGCCAGGAGGCAAGAGGCTGCTGCTGACCCCCGGCTTCCT GAAGCTGCTACTGGACACCCCAGAGGAGGACCCCAATTACCTGCCCCTCCCGGAGGAGCAGCCACAACCCCCGCAGCAGTGA
- the DERL3 gene encoding derlin-3 isoform X9: MAWRGLATEFLQVPAVTRTYTAACVLTTAAVLELLSPFQLYFNPHLVFRKFQVWRLVTNFLFFGPLGFSFFFNMLFVFRYCRMLEEGSFRGRTADFVFMFLFGGVLMTLLGLLGSLFFLGQALTAMLVYVWSRRSPRVRVNFFGLLTFQAPFLPWALMGFSMLLGNSILVDLLGIAVGHIYYFLEDVFPNQPGGKRLLLTPGFLKLLLDTPEEDPNYLPLPEEQPQPPQQ; encoded by the exons ATGGCGTGGCGGGGGCTGGCGACCGAGTTCCTGCAGGTGCCAGCGGTGACGCGGACCTACACCGCGGCCTGCGTCCTCACCACCGCCGCCGTG CTGGAGCTCCTCAGCCCCTTCCAACTCTACTTCAACCCGCACCTCGTGTTCCGGAAGTTCCAG GTTTGGAGGCTCGTTACCAACTTCCTGTTCTTCGGGCCCCTGGGATTCAGCTTCTTCTTCAACATGCTCTTCGT GTTCCGCTACTGCCGCATGCTGGAGGAGGGCTCCTTCCGCGGCCGCACGGCCGACTTCGTCTTCATGTTTCTCTTCGGGGGCGTCCTTATGACC CTGCTGGGGCTCCTGGGCAGCCTCTTCTTCCTGGGCCAGGCCCTCACGGCCATGCTGGTGTACGTGTGGAGCCGCCGCAGCCCCCGGGTGAGGGTCAACTTCTTCGGCCTCCTCACCTTCCAGGCACCATTCCTGCCTTGGGCGCTCATGGGCTTCTCAATGCTGCTGGGCAACTCCATCCTTGTGGACCTGCTGG GGATCGCTGTGGGCCACATCTACTACTTCCTGGAGGATGTCTTCCCCAACCAGCCAGGAGGCAAGAGGCTGCTGCTGACCCCCGGCTTCCT GAAGCTGCTACTGGACACCCCAGAGGAGGACCCCAATTACCTGCCCCTCCCGGAGGAGCAGCCACAACCCCCGCAGCAGTGA
- the DERL3 gene encoding derlin-3 isoform X8 encodes MAWRGLATEFLQVPAVTRTYTAACVLTTAAVQLELLSPFQLYFNPHLVFRKFQVWRLVTNFLFFGPLGFSFFFNMLFVFRYCRMLEEGSFRGRTADFVFMFLFGGVLMTLLGLLGSLFFLGQALTAMLVYVWSRRSPRVRVNFFGLLTFQAPFLPWALMGFSMLLGNSILVDLLGIAVGHIYYFLEDVFPNQPGGKRLLLTPGFLKLLLDTPEEDPNYLPLPEEQPQPPQQ; translated from the exons ATGGCGTGGCGGGGGCTGGCGACCGAGTTCCTGCAGGTGCCAGCGGTGACGCGGACCTACACCGCGGCCTGCGTCCTCACCACCGCCGCCGTG CAGCTGGAGCTCCTCAGCCCCTTCCAACTCTACTTCAACCCGCACCTCGTGTTCCGGAAGTTCCAG GTTTGGAGGCTCGTTACCAACTTCCTGTTCTTCGGGCCCCTGGGATTCAGCTTCTTCTTCAACATGCTCTTCGT GTTCCGCTACTGCCGCATGCTGGAGGAGGGCTCCTTCCGCGGCCGCACGGCCGACTTCGTCTTCATGTTTCTCTTCGGGGGCGTCCTTATGACC CTGCTGGGGCTCCTGGGCAGCCTCTTCTTCCTGGGCCAGGCCCTCACGGCCATGCTGGTGTACGTGTGGAGCCGCCGCAGCCCCCGGGTGAGGGTCAACTTCTTCGGCCTCCTCACCTTCCAGGCACCATTCCTGCCTTGGGCGCTCATGGGCTTCTCAATGCTGCTGGGCAACTCCATCCTTGTGGACCTGCTGG GGATCGCTGTGGGCCACATCTACTACTTCCTGGAGGATGTCTTCCCCAACCAGCCAGGAGGCAAGAGGCTGCTGCTGACCCCCGGCTTCCT GAAGCTGCTACTGGACACCCCAGAGGAGGACCCCAATTACCTGCCCCTCCCGGAGGAGCAGCCACAACCCCCGCAGCAGTGA
- the DERL3 gene encoding derlin-3 isoform X7, with amino-acid sequence MGLLAWIHTHSRFSRLGGTASGSRREGQPGPPGSPGSMAWRGLATEFLQVPAVTRTYTAACVLTTAAVQLELLSPFQLYFNPHLVFRKFQVWRLVTNFLFFGPLGFSFFFNMLFVFRYCRMLEEGSFRGRTADFVFMFLFGGVLMTLLGLLGSLFFLGQALTAMLVYVWSRRSPRVRVNFFGLLTFQAPFLPWALMGFSMLLGNSILVDLLGPPRPWSCPLPGQSWSHPGLAICAGHWALWSPRAGSGLWRVASAAGGSPQGSLWATSTTSWRMSSPTSQEARGCC; translated from the exons GTTAGGTGGCACTGCCTCTGGTTCTCGGAGGGAAGGACAGCCCGGGCCGCCAGGCAGCCCAG GTTCAATGGCGTGGCGGGGGCTGGCGACCGAGTTCCTGCAGGTGCCAGCGGTGACGCGGACCTACACCGCGGCCTGCGTCCTCACCACCGCCGCCGTG CAGCTGGAGCTCCTCAGCCCCTTCCAACTCTACTTCAACCCGCACCTCGTGTTCCGGAAGTTCCAG GTTTGGAGGCTCGTTACCAACTTCCTGTTCTTCGGGCCCCTGGGATTCAGCTTCTTCTTCAACATGCTCTTCGT GTTCCGCTACTGCCGCATGCTGGAGGAGGGCTCCTTCCGCGGCCGCACGGCCGACTTCGTCTTCATGTTTCTCTTCGGGGGCGTCCTTATGACC CTGCTGGGGCTCCTGGGCAGCCTCTTCTTCCTGGGCCAGGCCCTCACGGCCATGCTGGTGTACGTGTGGAGCCGCCGCAGCCCCCGGGTGAGGGTCAACTTCTTCGGCCTCCTCACCTTCCAGGCACCATTCCTGCCTTGGGCGCTCATGGGCTTCTCAATGCTGCTGGGCAACTCCATCCTTGTGGACCTGCTGG GCCCTCCCCGCCCCTGGTCCTGCCCACTTCCGGGCCAGTCCTGGTCCCACCCTGGGCTGGCCATCTGTGCAGGACATTGGGCACTATGGAGTCCCAGAGCAGGTTCTGGACTGTGGAGGGTGGCCTCGGCAGCTGGTGGATCTCCGCAGGGATCGCTGTGGGCCACATCTACTACTTCCTGGAGGATGTCTTCCCCAACCAGCCAGGAGGCAAGAGGCTGCTGCTGA
- the DERL3 gene encoding derlin-3 isoform X11, with amino-acid sequence MGLLAWIHTHSRFSRLGGTASGSRREGQPGPPGSPGSMAWRGLATEFLQVPAVTRTYTAACVLTTAAVQLELLSPFQLYFNPHLVFRKFQAPFLPWALMGFSMLLGNSILVDLLGPPRPWSCPLPGQSWSHPGLAICAGHWALWSPRAGSGLWRVASAAGGSPQGSLWATSTTSWRMSSPTSQEARGCC; translated from the exons GTTAGGTGGCACTGCCTCTGGTTCTCGGAGGGAAGGACAGCCCGGGCCGCCAGGCAGCCCAG GTTCAATGGCGTGGCGGGGGCTGGCGACCGAGTTCCTGCAGGTGCCAGCGGTGACGCGGACCTACACCGCGGCCTGCGTCCTCACCACCGCCGCCGTG CAGCTGGAGCTCCTCAGCCCCTTCCAACTCTACTTCAACCCGCACCTCGTGTTCCGGAAGTTCCAG GCACCATTCCTGCCTTGGGCGCTCATGGGCTTCTCAATGCTGCTGGGCAACTCCATCCTTGTGGACCTGCTGG GCCCTCCCCGCCCCTGGTCCTGCCCACTTCCGGGCCAGTCCTGGTCCCACCCTGGGCTGGCCATCTGTGCAGGACATTGGGCACTATGGAGTCCCAGAGCAGGTTCTGGACTGTGGAGGGTGGCCTCGGCAGCTGGTGGATCTCCGCAGGGATCGCTGTGGGCCACATCTACTACTTCCTGGAGGATGTCTTCCCCAACCAGCCAGGAGGCAAGAGGCTGCTGCTGA
- the DERL3 gene encoding derlin-3 isoform X6, translating into MAWRGLATEFLQVPAVTRTYTAACVLTTAAVQLELLSPFQLYFNPHLVFRKFQVWRLVTNFLFFGPLGFSFFFNMLFVFRYCRMLEEGSFRGRTADFVFMFLFGGVLMTLLGLLGSLFFLGQALTAMLVYVWSRRSPRVRVNFFGLLTFQAPFLPWALMGFSMLLGNSILVDLLGPPRPWSCPLPGQSWSHPGLAICAGHWALWSPRAGSGLWRVASAAGGSPQGSLWATSTTSWRMSSPTSQEARGCC; encoded by the exons ATGGCGTGGCGGGGGCTGGCGACCGAGTTCCTGCAGGTGCCAGCGGTGACGCGGACCTACACCGCGGCCTGCGTCCTCACCACCGCCGCCGTG CAGCTGGAGCTCCTCAGCCCCTTCCAACTCTACTTCAACCCGCACCTCGTGTTCCGGAAGTTCCAG GTTTGGAGGCTCGTTACCAACTTCCTGTTCTTCGGGCCCCTGGGATTCAGCTTCTTCTTCAACATGCTCTTCGT GTTCCGCTACTGCCGCATGCTGGAGGAGGGCTCCTTCCGCGGCCGCACGGCCGACTTCGTCTTCATGTTTCTCTTCGGGGGCGTCCTTATGACC CTGCTGGGGCTCCTGGGCAGCCTCTTCTTCCTGGGCCAGGCCCTCACGGCCATGCTGGTGTACGTGTGGAGCCGCCGCAGCCCCCGGGTGAGGGTCAACTTCTTCGGCCTCCTCACCTTCCAGGCACCATTCCTGCCTTGGGCGCTCATGGGCTTCTCAATGCTGCTGGGCAACTCCATCCTTGTGGACCTGCTGG GCCCTCCCCGCCCCTGGTCCTGCCCACTTCCGGGCCAGTCCTGGTCCCACCCTGGGCTGGCCATCTGTGCAGGACATTGGGCACTATGGAGTCCCAGAGCAGGTTCTGGACTGTGGAGGGTGGCCTCGGCAGCTGGTGGATCTCCGCAGGGATCGCTGTGGGCCACATCTACTACTTCCTGGAGGATGTCTTCCCCAACCAGCCAGGAGGCAAGAGGCTGCTGCTGA